Proteins from a genomic interval of Nematostella vectensis chromosome 5, jaNemVect1.1, whole genome shotgun sequence:
- the LOC116603484 gene encoding RNA-binding protein 25-like isoform X1 — MDDLSRGDKRVEEEPRRGEERNNEEERSRRPRVLTEEQRARKRARDLVLTEEQRVRKRQTSSEYRLSGEQRVRKKQKDSEYELDDEQRARKRQRNLETLNAQRTMMAEDSLFAPRQRERARERQRASRLRGKQQRQPSTTTAFVGEFSLSKIMSILHRYSFVIVSIFLFVFFLLLRLRLSFSIGSKSKYLK; from the coding sequence TTGAAGAAGAACCAAGAAGAGGGGAGGAGCGAAATAATGAGGAGGAGAGGTCACGCAGGCCACGAGTGTTAACAGAAGAACAAAGAGCTCGGAAGAGAGCGCGTGACCTTGTACTCACCGAGGAGCAAAGAGTGCGAAAAAGACAGACGAGCTCCGAGTACAGGTTAAGTGGTGAGCAAAGAGTCCGAAAAAAGCAAAAGGACTCGGAGTACGAACTAGATGACGAGCAGAGAGCTCGTAAGAGGCAGAGAAACTTAGAAACACTCAACGCCCAGCGTACAATGATGGCGGAAGACAGCTTGTTTGCTCCAAGGCAAAGAGAAAGGGCTCGTGAGCGACAGAGGGCATCTAGACTCAGGGGAAAACAACAGAGGCAGCCTTCCACTACTACCGCTTTTGTTGGTGAGTTTTCTTTGAGTAAAATAATGTCTATATTGCATCGATATTCTTTTGTAATTGTATCGATattcttatttgttttctttcttcttcttagACTAAGGCTATCATTTTCTATTGGGAGTAAGAGCAAATACCTCAAATAA
- the LOC125563082 gene encoding uncharacterized protein LOC125563082: MADEAINNVTKWLHDCGLSEFQSLFVDEGYDDLDVVATITDQELEEIGILKRGHRKKILLKIEELKLSMRQKAINNKLDAVKTKTPLVQSVLPGSSKQPTRDPLPYQKSKYWYENPQHPRTKYFNEILPEMFEAAKPHMSDCAFEEYLFKERRKRWEAKTETEKIEQKLNYILSNDNNACFGKYLGSLPCISPADVSNCERGVKELSCLEKALLARKSETENSYGELFIASGRHSHAWAKEQEKYYESQIGHLKGLIDTITNAKSKLISIGVTYKSLSSVSLKKKSSLAKRRRKENACKAKKRKRKREDTAMHKLIVKLTDEFTYTLCFPDGYNVALQSQHAVCEDEINTEALGLLKSCDIMKLDLLFNQGFFALDALAIIGQTIAAL; this comes from the exons atggcggatgaagCGATAAACAATGTGACTAAATGGCTCCATGATTGTGGATTATCGGAGTTTCAAAGCCTATTTGTAGACGAAGGATACGATGATCTTGATGTTGTTGCTACAATAACTGACCAAGAGTTGGAAGAAATAGGAATTTTGAAAAGAGGACACAGGAAAAAGATATTACTCAAGATTGAAGAACTCAAACTTTCAATGAGACAGAAAGCAATTAACAACAAACTCGATGCAGTCAAAACCAAAACACCTTTAGTTCAGTCAG TTCTCCCAGGTTCTTCAAAGCAACCCACAAGAGATCCATTGCCATACCAAAAGTCCAAATATTGGTATGAAAACCCTCAACACCCACGTACTAAGTATTTCAATGAAATCTTGCCAGAGATGTTTGAAGCTGCAAAGCCCCATATGAGTGACTGTGCATTTGAAGAGTACCTATTTAAAGAGAGAAGAAAGAGGTGGGAAGCAAAGACCGAGACAGAGAAAATAGAACAgaaactcaattatattttgaGTAATGATAACAATGCTTGCTTTGGTAAATACTTGGGCTCTCTGCCATGCATCAGTCCAGCTGATGTTTCAAATTGCGAGCGTGGAGTCAAAGAGCTATCATGTTTGGAAAAAGCACTTCTTGCACGAAAAAGTGAAACTGAAAATAGTTATGGTGAACTATTCATAGCCAGTGGACGACACTCTCATGCATGGGCAAAGGAACAGGAGAAGTATTATGAATCTCAGATTGGGCACTTAAAAGGTCTTATTGATACAATAACAAATGCCAAGTCTAAGCTTATCAGTATTGGAGTAACCTATAAGTCATTATCTTCCGTAAGCTTAAAGAAAAAGTCAAGTCTTGCAaagagaagaagaaaagaaaatgcttgcaaagccaaaaaaagaaaaaggaaaagagaAGACACTGCAATGCATAAACTGATTGTCAAGCTTACAGATGAGTTTACCTATACTCTCTGCTTCCCTGATGGATATAATGTAGCCTTACAAAGTCAACATGCTGTGTGCGAGGATGAGATTAACACTGAGGCCTTAGGACTGTTGAAGAGTTGTGACATCATGAAGTTAGACCTTCTATTCAATCAGGGCTTTTTTGCGCTCGATGCACTTGCAATAATAGGGCAGACCATTGCTGCACTTTAA
- the LOC116603484 gene encoding RNA-binding protein 25-like isoform X3, protein MDDLSRGDKRVEEEPRRGEERNNEEERSRRPRVLTEEQRARKRARDLVLTEEQRVRKRQTSSEYRLSGEQRVRKKQKDSEYELDDEQRARKRQRNLETLNAQRTMMAEDSLFAPRQRERARERQRASRLRGKQQRQPSTTTAFVEVQA, encoded by the exons TTGAAGAAGAACCAAGAAGAGGGGAGGAGCGAAATAATGAGGAGGAGAGGTCACGCAGGCCACGAGTGTTAACAGAAGAACAAAGAGCTCGGAAGAGAGCGCGTGACCTTGTACTCACCGAGGAGCAAAGAGTGCGAAAAAGACAGACGAGCTCCGAGTACAGGTTAAGTGGTGAGCAAAGAGTCCGAAAAAAGCAAAAGGACTCGGAGTACGAACTAGATGACGAGCAGAGAGCTCGTAAGAGGCAGAGAAACTTAGAAACACTCAACGCCCAGCGTACAATGATGGCGGAAGACAGCTTGTTTGCTCCAAGGCAAAGAGAAAGGGCTCGTGAGCGACAGAGGGCATCTAGACTCAGGGGAAAACAACAGAGGCAGCCTTCCACTACTACCGCTTTTGTTG AAGTACAAGCATAA
- the LOC125563116 gene encoding uncharacterized protein LOC125563116 — protein MSPIFYSFIGILITTYQLIIRCYGSGQSIRGWERGRRALSFEPANTARERMDEPNKKKRKKDHTGDMERMGWDKAGLKAEVEAYQGGHLINYSALARKYNVTDSSGQVALNGGQIVKEWLVRNGVDVDRFSTKRKNPMDPVIRRRKRRGQGGEISIPCEPDKKTLKAQLLQKIHTKEYSIGERIVPRKYEKLILTKDLKIKKVDVYTDGRKMPLANIRRTMLKKQEKFLRGTTEEGIAELTAEQLRTRLLQINEYVDGMAVPDMREKLKSHERTRHLMVWLDNSTVANSGYLVCLMTCLYDKAVFLTDEEYAAKYGRRVNVQMLVEEPELHFIAKCGSSDHELLLYSETRLQCVRELCDDNSISYTDIMRFCQGDSPLRAFETGQQKGGNYFCSTCEVHCDMTSDLAYTLNLEAISLTERQQAILRGTVSLSKSKQKKAKPLEGLKKEELEKELASRGIYEGKTKMEMQKLLTEEMKGKQRVPALLFNTPTESLTNLNLESYEVIPCEPLHDLGNHIANFFAEFPSHLMGEEKALIEETITLSLAGKDSKRCVDQREALIKTAGVAHQSNIMSKKAMAAIDTLVEMQRLLYAADSQRSPASILRYSNQAWYHAILLIDFVKDTKKLTSRKLYGVYFHNLTAHATSTLRLMSGQAANAERQERIFNSIKRITKQTSNYHQGQIIPNLFIRLQAERQIGLQRDDVFRQQDHVSKLATCLPSPKNTVIPEELIQRHSHAWQAHLQEISDFLVEGEGVWWKKVEDGVEFHDVTDIPSGCGPSLHHFRSSNLKKEAERLDNCWKHCIANSIPLPTHLLRIDQDDGTTLRIRIDPESVPADTRNASDETSEEDENAVSITLAPDEVVCHNAGFPLPEEVPPVPLIATADIMDATESEDENVVGITLARDEVVCIDPDLPPPKEKHANEGNSTTSLPTSLTPEPATRTTDSSTELTSRLGKALEIVVGKTTEVSALDKKHARLRIYSLTLLHGKSSFCLTTTSLLLHPSS, from the exons atgagTCCAATTTTCTATAGTTTTATTGGGATATTAATTACAACATACCAATTAATTATTAGATGTTATGGAAGTGGACAGTCCATTAGAGGATGGGAGCGTGGGCGTAGAGCATTGTCGTTTGAGCCAGCAAACACTGCAAGAGAAAGAATGGATGAGCCtaacaagaaaaagagaaaaaaagaccaCACCGGGGACATGGAGAGGATGGGATGGGACAAGGCCGGGCTTAAAGCAGAGGTTGAGGCGTACCAGGGTGGTCATCTTATCAATTACAGTGCTCTAGCTAGGAAGTATAATGTGACAGACAGCAGTGGACAAGTTGCACTTAACGGCGGACAGATTGTGAAGGAGTGGCTAGTGAGAAACGGAGTAGATGTTGACCGGTTTAGTACCAAACGCAAAAACCCCATGGATCCAGTAATTAGAAGAAGGAAAAGGAGAGGGCAAGGGGGAGAGATCAGCATACCCTGTGAGCCAGACAAGAAAACACTGAAAGCACAGCTATTGCAGAAGATCCACACAAAGGAGTACAGTATAGGAGAACGGATTGTACCACGAAAG tATGAAAAGCTTATCCTTACAAAGgatctgaaaataaaaaaagtggatGTCTATACTGATGGTAGAAAAATGCCCCTTGCCAATATCCGAAGGacaatgttaaaaaaacaggAGAAGTTTCTCCGGGGGACAACAGAGGAAGGAATAGCAGAGCTTACAGCAGAACAGCTAAGAACAAGGCTTTTGCAGATCAACGAGTATGTGGATGGTATGGCAGTCCCAGACATGAGGGAGAAGCTAAAAAGCCATGAAAGAACAAGGCATCTGATGGTATGGCTAGATAACTCAACAGTTGCTAACTCTGGATATCTGGTGTGCCTTATGACCTGTCTTTATGACAAGGCAGTGTTCCTTACAGATGAGGAGTATGCTGCAAAATATGGAAGAAGGGTTAATGTGCAAATGCTGGTTGAAGAACCAGAGCTACATTTTATTGCAAAATGTGGGAGCTCTGACCATGAGCTTTTATTATATTCGGAGACAAGGCTCCAATGTGTCAGAGAGCTGTGTGATGACAACAGTATTTCATACACTGATATCATGAGGTTTTGTCAGGGAGACTCTCCATTGCGAGCTTTTGAGACAGGACAACAGAAAGGAGGAAACTACTTTTGTTCTACCTGTGAAGTACACTGTGACATGACCAGCGACTTGGCCTACACTCTGAATTTGGAGGCCATATCCCTTACTGAGAGACAGCAGGCAATTCTTCGGGGGACCGTCTCCCTCTCtaaatcaaaacagaaaaaagctAAACCACTGGAAGGTCTGAAAAAAGAAGAGCTTGAAAAGGAACTGGCATCAAGGGGCATTTATGAAGGAAAAACGAAAATGGAGATGCAGAAACTACTCACTGAAGAAAtgaaaggaaaacaaagagTGCCTGCACTTCTCTTTAATACCCCAACAGAATCCCTGACCAACCTTAATCTAGAATCTTATGAAGTCATACCATGCGAGCCTCTTCATGATCTTGGCAATCATATTGCAAATTTCTTTGCTGAATTTCCAAGCCATCTGATGGGTGAAGAAAAGGCTTTGATAGAGGAGACAATCACACTCAGTCTGGCAGGGAAAGACAGCAAGAGATGTGTGGACCAAAGGGAAGCCCTTATCAAAACTGCTGGGGTGGCACACCAGTCCAATATCATGTCCAAGAAAGCCATGGCTGCCATTGACACCTTGGTTGAGATGCAGAGACTCCTCTACGCGGCAGACAGCCAAAGATCTCCGGCCTCAATTCTTAGATATAGCAACCAAGCCTGGTACCACGCCATATTGTTGATAGATTTTGTGAAGGACACAAAGAAGCTAACCTCAAGAAAACTGTATGGAGTGTACTTTCATAACCTGACAGCccatgctaccagtacattGCGCTTAATGTCTGGACAAGCTGCTAATGCAGAACGACAAGAAAGGATCTTTAACAGTATCAAGCGCATCACGAAGCAGACATCGAATTACCATCAAGGGCAAATAATACCTAACCTTTTCATCCGCTTGCAAGCAGAGCGCCAGATAGGCCTGCAACGAGATGATGTGTTCAGACAGCAAGACCATGTAAGCAAGCTAGCAACTTGCCTCCCATCTCCCAAGAACACTGTCATACCTGAGGAGCTCATTCAAAGGCATAGCCATGCATGGCAAGCTCACCTCCAAGAAATAAGTGACTTCTTAGTTGAAGGAGAAGGTGTTTGGTGGAAGAAAGTTGAAGATGGAGTTGAATTTCATGATGTCACAGACATTCCCTCTGGTTGTGGGCCCTCTCTTCACCACTTTCGATCCAGCAACTTGAAAAAAGAGGCTGAGAGACTAGACAATTGCTGGAAACATTGCATAGCCAACAGCATTCCCCTCCCTACTCACCTCCTAAGAATCGACCAAGACGATGGGACAACACTTAGAATAAGAATTGACCCAGAATCAGTTCCTGCTGACACAAGGAATGCCTCAGATGAGACAAGTGAAGAAGATGAAAATGCTGTTAGCATTACCCTGGCCCCAGATGAAGTAGTCTGTCACAATGCAGGTTTCCCCCTACCGGAAGAGGTACCACCAGTACCTCTTATAGCCACTGCTGACATCATGGATGCCACAGAGAGTGAAGATGAAAATGTAGTTGGTATTACCCTGGCCCGGGATGAAGTAGTCTGCATTGACCCGGATCTCCCTCCACCCAAAGAGAAACATGCAAATGAAGGGAATTCCACCACATCTTTACCAACTTCACTTACACCAGAACCAGCCACAAGAACAACAGATTCCTCAACTGAGTTGACATCAAGGCTAGGGAAAGCTCTGGAGATTGTTGTTGGCAAGACAACAGAAGTGAGTGCTCTTGACAAAAAGCATGCAAGACTAAGAATATACAGTCTGACCTTGTTGCATGGGAAAAGCAGTTTTTGTTTGACCACAACCTCACTGCTCCTACACCCCAGTTCATGA
- the LOC116603484 gene encoding octapeptide-repeat protein T2-like isoform X2, with protein sequence MDDLSRGDKRVEEEPRRGEERNNEEERSRRPRVLTEEQRARKRARDLVLTEEQRVRKRQTSSEYRLSGEQRVRKKQKDSEYELDDEQRARKRQRNLETLNAQRTMMAEDSLFAPRQRERARERQRASRLRGKQQRQPSTTTAFVEEQQQDKKR encoded by the exons TTGAAGAAGAACCAAGAAGAGGGGAGGAGCGAAATAATGAGGAGGAGAGGTCACGCAGGCCACGAGTGTTAACAGAAGAACAAAGAGCTCGGAAGAGAGCGCGTGACCTTGTACTCACCGAGGAGCAAAGAGTGCGAAAAAGACAGACGAGCTCCGAGTACAGGTTAAGTGGTGAGCAAAGAGTCCGAAAAAAGCAAAAGGACTCGGAGTACGAACTAGATGACGAGCAGAGAGCTCGTAAGAGGCAGAGAAACTTAGAAACACTCAACGCCCAGCGTACAATGATGGCGGAAGACAGCTTGTTTGCTCCAAGGCAAAGAGAAAGGGCTCGTGAGCGACAGAGGGCATCTAGACTCAGGGGAAAACAACAGAGGCAGCCTTCCACTACTACCGCTTTTGTTG aagaacaacaacaagataAAAAGAGGTGA
- the LOC116620902 gene encoding uncharacterized protein LOC116620902: MQTESHRGKGESHEVLRTLNDLNRNMNSMADTLASFMSAHTAQGVNASRKRKAAPPENTLSSSDDDEEGAKGPKRRDRADRLSHSVEDEEIEEFLKSTQPDPNEGNPNENVPDPGEDAFFDALKADIEDEEAVCEAVNDQIAKIAKKLWGSSIAADRLKPLLAKHAKPQNCHEITVPRVNPEIWAKMPGFKRKADIKVANVQQTLQKATISILQCCSSLLKQTKKADPPDNLSKAIDAIRLVGHATAELSHVRREQIKPVLNKEFASLCAKPGQDQDKCCLLFGEDLAKQIRDAKEMNCISKSLGPRPEFKPNKGKQGGTPALGRGAVDTIAGQATDSLFCPFFDDTPHNGHRPQITFSEHESGIIEAEIAKLSKKAIIESAHHSPGEIISNIFVRPKKDGSYRMILNLKGLNEYVTYHHSVPD, encoded by the exons ATGCAAACTGAATCCCACCGGGGTAAAGGCGAAAGCCACGAGGTACTCCGTACCTTGAACGATTTAAACAGAAACATGAACAGCATGGCGGATACTCTGGCCTCCTTCATGAGTGCACACACAGCACAGGGCGTCAACGCTTCAAGAAAGCGCAAAGCGGCACCGCCGGAGAACACTCTCAGTAGCTCGGACGACGACGAAGAGGGGGCGAAAGGTCCCAAGCGACGCGACCGAGCGGACCGTCTTAGCCACAGCGTGGAGGACGAGGAAATCGAGGAATTTCTAAAGTCCACTCAGCCTGACCCTAACGAGGGCAATCCCAACGAAAATGTACCCGACCCGGGTGAGGACGCGTTCTTCGATGCCCTAAAGGCCGATATCGAAGACGAGGAAGCGGTCTGTGAGGCGGTCAACGACCAAATAGCAAAAATAGCGAAAAAGCTATGGGGTTCGAGCATTGCGGCCGATAGGCTGAAGCCATTACTGGCAAAACATGCGAAACCGCAGAACTGCCACGAAATTACAGTGCCGCGTGTGAACCCCGAAATTTGGGCTAAAATGCCGGGGTTTAAGCGGAAAGCTGACATTAAAGTGGCCAATGTCCAGCAGACCCTGCAGAAAGCCACGATCAGCATTTTACAATGCTGCAGTAGCTTACTAAAGCAAACTAAAAAAGCGGACCCCCCTGACAACCTGTCGAAGGCAATAGACGCCATCCGCCTTGTTGGTCATGCCACGGCTGAGCTCTCGCACGTGCGACGGGAGCAAATCAAGCCCGTCCTGAACAAGGAGTTTGCCTCCCTGTGCGCTAAACCAGGCCAGGATCAGGATAAGTGTTGTCTGTTATTCGGGGAAGACCTGGCGAAGCAAATCAGGGACGCCAAGGAGATGAACTGCATCTCAAAATCGCTAGGGCCGAGACCCGAATTCAAACCTAACAAAGGAAAGCAGGGCGGAACGCCTGCTCTTGGACGGGGCGCGGTGGATACTATAGCTGGTCAAGCGACAGACAGccttttttgtccattttttGATGACACGCCGCATAATGGCCACCGGCCGCAGATCACGTTCTCCGAACATGAGTCAGGTATCATCGAGGCTGAGATAGCTAAGCTATCCAAAAAAGCTATTATTGAATCAGCACATCATTCACCGGGGGAGATTATCTCTAATATTTTTGTCCGTCCTAAAAAGGACGGTAGTTATCGCATGATCCTTAACCTTAAGGGGCTCAATGAGTATGTGACGTACCACCA CTCCGTTCCTGACTGA
- the LOC125556678 gene encoding uncharacterized protein LOC125556678: MDGIMNASLVTEKNVENSPLVTSTDTTTNPKVTKHDIRLNSKSISVNETSIDLRTSLQACQDDGLAFLLNYQYQEVRRLGHIKKEKKLKGLLEIHSHLLLKPDVGNAKHIGYIDFDTAYELYCGHQENAVEKKDFRDILLHPDYGLHVHIVNFLEYNRRYIILKTSELDVPNFVAELLTMVTSENEYVQEYRARFEIKTNSLKCILNSMDSEWDRKCAKLLIAANRSRTEIEELGIHPDSLVKSMQNVKAITEEIERAKVAAGDCVMLRLRDKTEHLKSQIDGYTSLIEKKNGVWKDHLISEVKDKLDIAKEQLDDNAKYIKCLENPDEADKYVKQKIQQRVKRTAENLVESHRMKKRKLGAGPNQQLDSSDEEFIAKAIEDKATYHGRRHNPVMFTNRRVKKGDLLTIANYRLLQKGKKLIKSATTPWNRSRPKNVRSRQAKLHIGKGLFCTKKPPKAEDCDNENTHHQRSHCKNVQQFLSSDKSKQKFSFIKSMDDKAYIRPGTSEGLEKTRNTKILTLSGEGARQLPKYDWPEKAVYQTPAAHRIMEKESITMDDGSEKLITVNDNHIVIVRPKSYVPSSGTMWANETHRLRCVYPDMHEVEPEDAFVKYSANFRQFCSSLYGDVYLLDDMTMEEDLKKMSASEPCPHKEYELKRLTHFLHRVDICFDAVEVTKNVMSEQECELIKNIQSSMIPLINHCSIIVEALRKDNCPEIGSFMDMKSQADEILKHLGSLKLPQVKPRWAEFTDAGPGVGVNNVDVKVRSAELDRLYNRDYRIRVHRSRGDSGQNEAERTNSAIGDAVVDGAIIKWEHYKRFHGMTKEEIADLTIEEFDALEDQRMERNAWRITHQLAERIDGAPVLSDFINGIASESPDDMFFFNDNYLSQYTSKSKSLRATVPGASYFDKIFTFIELHLQTGELYTEFLKESCKKTLGTSCEYCLKNPWSGPVMTRIPRPFPSADDLPEFHYKNVHSTPLTDSKGNDRGPDDWQPRANIKKLFEQKKLSLEDNEEIKKFSQAFIVDEKYVRSYLEHLSSLETISKIREKQRKDARQERKKKEVSDYNWQELIENGKLPSLVVSELDKYLIHYNLSKTGKKKDKIRRITVHYYNQDRRAVPDDQPVADFDQQFGSEDSENESDSDEDLVLCDSSSDSDSDSSDCDGDEEGGSAEVLTSRSGRKTTQNSRFADFVLY; encoded by the exons ATGGATGGTATAATGAATGCATCACTTGTTACAGAAAAGAATGTGGAAAACTCGCCTCTAGTTACTTCAACTGACACAACAACCAATCCAAAAGTAACCAAACATGATATCCGCCTTAATAGTAAGTCCATCTCAGTGAATGAAACTAGCATAGATTTAAGAACTTCATTGCAGGCCTGTCAAGACGATGGCTTGGCTTTTTTATTAAACTATCAATATCAAGAAGTAAGAAGGCTGGGACATataaaaaaggagaaaaaactTAAAGGTCTCCTTGAAATTCATAGTCACCTTCTACTGAAGCCAGATGTGGGCAATGCTAAGCACATTGGATATATTGACTTTGACACTGCATATGAACTGTATTGTGGACACCAAGAAAATGCTGTTGAGAAAAAAGACTTTAGAGACATTCTCCTGCACCCTGATTATGGTTTGCATGTACATATTGTAAACTTTCTTGAGTACAACAGACGGTACATAATTTTAAAGACAAGTGAGCTGGATGTCCCAAATTTTGTTGCTGAGCTTcttaccatggttacaagTGAGAATGAGTATGTGCAAGAATACAGAGCTCGTTTtgagataaaaacaaacagctTGAAGTGTATTTTGAACTCGATGGACTCGGAATGGGATAGAAAATGTGCAAAACTTTTAATTGCAGCAAACCGGTCAAGAACGGAAATTGAAGAGCTTGGCATTCATCCTGATTCTTTGGTGAAAAGTATGCAAAATGTAAAAGCTATTACCGAGGAAATAGAAAGAGCTAAGGTTGCTGCAGGTGACTGTGTTATGTTACGTTTGCGAGATAAGACAGAACATCTGAAATCTCAAATAGATGGATATACATCgctcattgaaaagaaaaatggtGTTTGGAAAGATCATCTGATAAGTGAAGTCAAGGATAAATTGGATATTGCAAAGGAGCAACTTGATGACAATGCAAAATACATTAAATGTCTTGAGAACCCAGATGAAGCTGACAAGTATGTGAAGCAGAAAATACAACAGAGAGTAAAACGCACAGCAGAAAATCTGGTAGAGTCTCACAGGATGAAAAAACGAAAACTGGGTGCTGGTCCTAATCAACAACTTGATTCTTCAGATGAAGAGTTCATAGCCAAAGCTATTGAAGATAAAGCCACTTACCATGGCAGGAGGCATAATCCTGTGATGTTCACAAATAGACGCGTGAAGAAGGGAGATCTACTGACAATTGCTAATTACAGGCTACTCCAGAAAGGCAAGAAGTTAATAAAGTCTGCCACAACCCCTTGGAACAGATCCCGTCCAAAAAACGTCAGAAGTCGTCAAGCAAAATTGCATATTGGCAAAGGGTTATTTTGCACAAAAAAGCCACCGAAAGCAGAAGATTGTGATAACGAAAACACTCATCATCAGCGAAGTCACTGTAAAAATGTCCAACAATTCCTGTCCTCTGACAAGTCGAAGCAGAAGTTCAGCTTTATTAAATCTATGGACGATAAGGCATACATACGACCTGGAACGTCAG AGGGACTTGAAAAGACTCGAAATACCAAGATTCTAACACTTAGCGGTGAAGGCGCAAGGCAGTTGCCGAAGTACGACTGGCCAGAGAAAGCAGTTTATCAAACTCCCGCTGCACATAGAATAATGGAAAAAGAGAGTATAACTATGGACGATGGATCTGAAAAGCTGATAACCGTTAATGATAATCACATTGTTATCGTACGCCCAAAGTCATACGTGCCGTCATCAGGAACAATGTGGGCTAATGAGACTCATAGGTTAAGGTGTGTATACCCAGATATGCACGAAGTTGAACCAGAAGATGCCTTCGTCAAGTATTCTGCAAATTTTCGCCAGTTTTGTTCTTCGTTGTATGGAGATGTATATTTACTCGACGACATGACTATGGAAGAAGATCTCAAGAAGATGAGTGCATCGGAACCATGCCCTCACAAAGAATATGAGCTAAAACGTTTAACACATTTTCTACACAGAGTTGATATCTGCTTTGATGCAGTTGAGGTAACAAAGAATGTGATGAGTGAACAAGAATGCGAATTAATCAAGAACATTCAAAGCTCCATGATACCACTGATTAACCATTGCTCCATAATTGTAGAGGCGCTTAGGAAGGATAACTGTCCAGAAATCGGCAGTTTTATGGATATGAAATCACAAGCTGATGAAATTCTAAAGCACCTGGGTTCACTTAAGCTTCCGCAAGTCAAACCACGTTGGGCTGAGTTCACAGACGCTGGTCCAGGAGTGGGAGTTAACAATGTTGATGTTAAGGTTAGAAGTGCAGAGTTAGACAGGTTATACAACCGCGATTACCGTATCCGAGTACACCGTTCAAGGGGTGATAGTGGGCAGAATGAGGCGGAGCGCACAAACTCTGCAATTGGTGACGCTGTTGTTGATGGAGCCATTATCAAATGGGAACATTACAAACGTTTTCATGGAATGACGAAAGAGGAGATAGCTGATTTGACCATCGAAGAATTTGATGCACTCGAAGACCAAAGGATGGAACGGAATGCGTGGAGAATCACACACCAACTTGCTGAAAGAATTGACGGTGCGCCCGTGTTATCAGATTTCATCAATGGTATAGCATCGGAAAGTCCAGATGATATGTTCTTCTTTAATGACAACTATCTGTCGCAATATACAAGTAAATCGAAGTCTCTTCGAGCAACTGTGCCTGGTGCTTCTTATTTTGATAAGATATTCACGTTCATTGAACTACACCTGCAGACAGGGGAACTGTATACGGAATTTCTAAAGGAGTCATGCAAGAAAACACTGGGTACTTCATGTGAGTATTGTCTGAAAAATCCATGGAGCGGCCCAGTAATGACCCGTATACCAAGACCATTTCCAAGCGCCGATGATCTTCCAGAGTTCCATTACAAGAATGTTCATAGCACTCCACTCACAGACAGCAAGGGAAATGATCGTGGTCCAGATGACTGGCAGCCAAGAGCTAACATTAAGAAGTTATTTGAGCAAAAGAAATTGTCCCTCGAAGACAatgaagaaatcaagaaatttTCCCAGGCATTTATTGTTGACGAAAAATATGTCAGATCCTATTTAGAACATCTATCGTCATTGGAAACCATCTCCAAAATCCGGGAAAAGCAACGCAAAGATGCAAGGCAAGAACGAAAAAAGAAGGAGGTTTCTGATTACAACTGGCAGGAACTTATTGAGAATGGCAAGCTGCCATCACTTGtcgtttcagaacttgataAGTATTTGATCCATTATAACCTTTCAAAGACAGGGAAGAAAAAGGACAAAATCAGGCGCATTACCGTTCACTACTACAATCAGGATAGAAGAGCTGTGCCTGATGATCAACCTGTAGCAGATTTTGATCAACAATTTGGTTCTGAAGATAGTGAAAATGAAAGTGACAGTGATGAAGACCTCGTTTTGTGTGACAGCagcagtgacagtgacagtgatagtagTGATTGCGATGGCGATGAGGAAGGTGGCTCTGCAGAGGTACTTACATCTAGAAGTGGCCGAAAAACTACACAAAATTCAAGATTTGCTGATTTCGTTCTTTATTAG